Proteins encoded in a region of the Pseudomonas shahriarae genome:
- a CDS encoding MBL fold metallo-hydrolase: MLTTLKRFVLATTVLGFAAHAAAADLTLDVYNPGESAIFPVSSVLVSGEKDAILVDAQFGKGQAEQLVQKIRASGKQLTTIYISHGDPDYYFGLDTLASAFPQAKILAPQPVVDHIKATVAGKVAYWGPKMGADKPAKTIIPQVLEGHSLTLEGQPLEVIGLDGPQPDRSFVWIPSIKAVIGGVVVSDNIHLWMADTQGAQSHADWLGTLQRIEKLKPVTVVPGHYLGTPSVKSVAFTADYIKAFDVETAKAKDSAALIAAMKKRYPKLADESSLELSAKVAKGEMQW; encoded by the coding sequence ATGCTCACCACCCTCAAGCGCTTTGTATTGGCCACCACCGTACTCGGCTTTGCCGCTCACGCAGCTGCCGCCGACCTTACTCTCGACGTGTACAACCCCGGTGAATCGGCGATCTTCCCCGTCAGCTCGGTGCTGGTCAGCGGCGAGAAAGACGCGATCCTGGTAGACGCGCAGTTCGGCAAGGGCCAGGCCGAGCAACTGGTGCAGAAGATCCGCGCCAGTGGCAAACAGCTGACCACCATCTACATCAGCCATGGCGACCCGGATTACTACTTCGGCCTCGACACCCTGGCCAGCGCTTTCCCACAGGCCAAGATCCTTGCACCGCAGCCGGTGGTCGACCATATCAAGGCCACCGTTGCCGGAAAAGTCGCCTACTGGGGCCCGAAAATGGGTGCCGACAAACCCGCCAAGACCATCATTCCTCAGGTCCTCGAAGGCCATAGCCTGACGCTCGAAGGGCAACCGCTGGAAGTCATCGGCCTGGACGGCCCGCAGCCGGATCGCAGTTTCGTCTGGATCCCATCAATCAAGGCCGTGATCGGCGGCGTGGTGGTCTCGGACAATATCCACTTGTGGATGGCCGACACCCAGGGTGCGCAATCCCATGCCGATTGGCTGGGCACCCTGCAACGTATCGAAAAACTCAAGCCGGTCACCGTGGTGCCGGGCCACTACCTGGGCACGCCTTCGGTCAAATCCGTCGCCTTCACGGCCGACTACATCAAGGCTTTCGATGTAGAAACCGCCAAGGCCAAGGATTCCGCCGCCCTGATCGCAGCCATGAAAAAACGCTACCCGAAGCTGGCCGATGAAAGCTCCCTGGAGCTGAGTGCCAAAGTCGCCAAGGGCGAAATGCAGTGGTGA
- a CDS encoding cyanate transporter, producing the protein MENVHAKPTTALWLMISVVLVALNLRPSMAAVGPLLSSIRGDMPLSFSTASLLTMLPVMAMGLAMFFGMGLGKRFGEHRSIVLSLVVIGLATLSRLFLDSAAELILSAIAAGVGIALIQALMPALIKSRFRDNVSLFMGLYVTAIMGGAALAASFSPFIQVQTGSWRIGLAIWAVLAVLALLFWYAQRAALPPLPHAATGAQASFFGNRRAWLLAIFFGLGTASYTCVLAWLAPYYVEQGWSEQSAGLLLGFLTAMEVVSGLITPAIANRRQDKRAVVAVLLVLIIAGFCGLILSPQHLTLLWPCLLGLGIGGLFPMSLILSLDHLDNPRRAGGLTAFVQGIGYLIAGVSPLIAGVIRDQLGSFEWAWWSLTAVVGVMLLMVLRFDPRHYARHIR; encoded by the coding sequence ATGGAAAACGTCCACGCCAAACCCACCACCGCCCTCTGGCTGATGATCAGTGTTGTACTGGTGGCCCTCAACCTGCGCCCGTCCATGGCAGCAGTCGGTCCTTTGTTATCGTCGATCCGTGGTGATATGCCGCTGAGTTTCAGCACCGCGTCGTTGTTGACCATGCTGCCGGTGATGGCGATGGGCTTGGCAATGTTCTTCGGCATGGGCCTGGGCAAACGCTTTGGCGAACATCGCAGCATCGTGCTGTCGCTGGTAGTGATTGGCCTCGCCACGCTGTCACGGCTATTTCTCGACTCCGCCGCCGAATTGATCCTCAGCGCCATCGCCGCCGGCGTGGGCATTGCGCTGATCCAGGCGTTGATGCCGGCGCTGATCAAGTCGCGCTTTCGTGACAATGTTTCACTGTTCATGGGCCTATACGTCACCGCGATCATGGGCGGCGCGGCATTGGCGGCGTCATTCTCGCCGTTTATCCAGGTGCAGACCGGCAGTTGGCGGATCGGCCTGGCCATCTGGGCGGTGCTCGCCGTGCTGGCGCTGCTGTTCTGGTATGCCCAGCGCGCGGCATTGCCTCCCCTGCCCCACGCCGCTACCGGTGCGCAGGCGTCGTTTTTCGGTAATCGCCGCGCATGGTTGCTGGCGATATTTTTCGGCCTCGGGACCGCTTCCTACACCTGCGTGCTGGCATGGCTGGCGCCGTACTACGTCGAGCAGGGCTGGAGCGAACAGAGTGCCGGTTTGCTACTGGGTTTCCTGACCGCCATGGAGGTGGTCTCCGGGCTGATCACCCCGGCCATCGCCAACCGGCGCCAGGACAAGCGCGCGGTGGTGGCCGTGTTGCTGGTGCTGATCATCGCCGGCTTCTGTGGCCTGATCCTCTCCCCACAGCACCTCACCCTCCTGTGGCCATGCCTGCTGGGCCTGGGCATTGGCGGGTTGTTCCCAATGAGCCTGATCCTGTCCCTGGACCACCTGGACAACCCGCGCCGCGCGGGTGGCCTGACGGCCTTCGTGCAGGGTATCGGCTACCTGATTGCTGGCGTGTCGCCACTGATCGCTGGGGTGATTCGCGACCAACTGGGCAGTTTCGAATGGGCCTGGTGGTCGCTCACGGCGGTGGTGGGGGTGATGCTGCTGATGGTCCTGCGCTTCGACCCGCGCCACTACGCACGGCATATTCGCTAG
- a CDS encoding NAD(P)-dependent oxidoreductase: MSKIAIIGATGRAGSQLLEEALRRGHTVTAIARNTGAIAARPGLTVKQADALDAAALQQAISGSDVVISAAHFATLPAPAVIGPVKQAGVKRLLVVGGAGSLLLPDGGRVIDSQGFPAEYKAEASAGVAFLDTLRQEKGLDWTFLSPSAEFVETERTGTFRLGQDDLLVSSAGRSWISFADFAIALIDEVETPKHSRQRFTVGY; this comes from the coding sequence ATGAGCAAGATCGCAATCATTGGTGCCACCGGCCGTGCCGGTAGCCAACTGCTGGAAGAAGCCCTGCGTCGCGGCCATACGGTCACGGCCATCGCACGCAACACTGGAGCTATCGCTGCGCGCCCGGGCTTGACCGTCAAACAGGCCGACGCCCTGGACGCTGCAGCCCTGCAACAGGCCATCAGCGGCAGCGACGTGGTGATCAGCGCTGCGCACTTCGCCACCCTGCCGGCGCCTGCGGTGATCGGGCCGGTAAAACAGGCGGGCGTGAAGCGTCTGCTGGTGGTGGGTGGCGCGGGCTCGCTGCTGTTGCCGGACGGCGGGCGGGTCATCGACAGCCAAGGTTTCCCTGCCGAATACAAGGCCGAGGCCAGTGCTGGCGTGGCATTCCTCGACACCTTGCGTCAGGAAAAGGGCCTGGACTGGACCTTCCTTTCGCCCTCGGCAGAGTTTGTCGAGACCGAGCGCACCGGCACCTTCCGCCTGGGCCAGGACGACCTGTTGGTGAGCAGCGCAGGCCGTAGTTGGATCAGCTTTGCCGACTTCGCCATTGCCCTGATTGACGAAGTGGAAACACCGAAGCATTCGCGCCAACGCTTTACCGTGGGTTACTGA